The genomic window CGGCTACAGGCTGAGCCCGGCCGCGGCGGCCCGGGTCCGGACCCAGCCCGCCGGATCGGACCCGGTCACCAGTCGCCGGAGCTCCGACGCCCGCACCTCGCGATCTCCCGGGTCCTCCTCGATCGTCCTGCGCATGGCGTCCGCGGTCCCGGACACGTCGAAGGGGTTCACGTCCCACGTGTGCTCTCCGAGCTCCTCGAACGCCCCCGCGTTGCGCGAGAGGATGATCCCGCCGTGGCGTTCGTTGAGCAGCGCGCCCTCCTTCGCGACCAGGTTGAGGCCGTCGAAGACAGGGTTCACGAGCAGCGCGTCGTAGGTCCGCAGCCCGGCCAGCGAGCGCGAGAAGTCGTCGGCGAAGTACCAACCGAGAGGGCCCTCGTCGCCGGGCGCGTGGGCGCCGAACCTCTCGTTTATGCGGCTCACCACCTCCGTGCAGCGCGTGAAGTAGCGCCTGTACCGCTCTACCTTCAGCCGGGACGGGTACTGCATGGCGCAGAACCACACCCGCGAGGCGAGAGAGGGGTCCGACTCGAGGAGCGACTCGAAGGCCAGGAAGCCTCGGAGAGGGTTCTTCGAGAGGTCGATCCGGTCCACCCGGACGAGCATGAACCGGTCCTGACGCTGCTCCTCCAGCCGCTGGACCCAGCCGTCCACCTTCTCGGAGGCCGCCTGATCGGTCAGGCGCTGGACATCCAGCGGGACGGGGGCCACGCACACGGTGACCGTGCGGTCCCCGATCCGCACGGAGTCCCCCTCGATCCGAACATCCGGGCAGAAGCGTCGACAGCAGGCGAGGAAGTTGTCCGCCCATCGACGGGCGTGGAAGCCGATCGAGTCGTAGGCGAGCATCGAGTGGACGATCTCGGTTCGCAGGGACCGCGGGAAGATCGAGAGGTAGTCGGGGGCGCACCAAGGCGTGTGGTGGAAGTACAGGAGGGGGGCGGAGTCATAGCCGAGCCGTCGAAGCTCCTCCCCCACGGTGATCAGGTGGTAGTCCTCGACGAGGACGGCGGAAGGAGCGTCGCATCCGGCGACCGCCTCGGCGTAGATCCGGTTGACGGTGCGGTAGGCGTCCCACGCTCGTCCGAGCGCGTCGTCGAAGACCGGCTCGAGCGGGACGTCGAACAGGTAGTGGAAGGCGAACCACAGGTACTCGTTCGAGACCACGTCGTAATGCAGGGCGTGCTCGCGCTCCGGGATGTCGAGCAGGCGCAGCCTGATCCCGTCCTCCTCCCGGCCCTCCGGATGATCCTTGGCCAGGGCCCGCTCGTCGGGGGACATGGCGGCCGCGATCCACGTCCCGCCGTGGCCCTGCATGGCGAGCCCGACCGCGTTGATCAGGCCGCCACCGCCGCGTTGACCCGTGTAGCCGTCCGGCCCTCGCCGGTAGACGTACGGCCCCCGGTGGGAGCAGGCGACGAGTTCAGCCACCGTTCACGGAGGCGAAGAGCTCGAGCCAGTCGCCGAGCTCCCGCGTCGTCAGATAGCGGCTGCGGATCAGCTCGCGGGCCTGACTCCCCATCCGGGCGCTGCGCTCCGGGTCCGCGAGCAGCTCGAGCGTGCGCTGCGCGCAGGCCTCGACGGAGTCGACCAGGTAGCCGGTCTCCCCGTCCACGATCTGCAGCTTTATCCCTCCCGCACGGCCGCCGATCACGGGCTTCCCCTTCCAGGCCGCCTCGGCCACGGTCAGCCCGAACCCCTCCTTCAGGGACTTCTGGATGACCACCTGCGCCGCTCGCTGGAAGCAGTTGACCGAGGTGTTCCCTACCTCCTGGAGGTTGGACAGCACGGCGACATCGGGGTCTTTCTCTCGATACGTCATGACGTCCTCGTAGATCTTCAACCCCTCGGGGTCGTCGTGGGCGAGTGAGCCCGCCAGGATGAGCTGGACGTCGGGTACCTGCTCCTTCACCAGCTGGTAGGCGGCGATGACGCCGAACGGGTCCTTCCATGGGTCGAAGCGGGAGACCTGGGCGATCAGTGGCCGCTGCATATCGATGCCGTACTGGGTGCAGATGTCGTGGACCGTGACGTCCGCCAGGTCCGCGTTCTTCGGGGACATCGGATCGATCGACGGCGGCGAGACGACGACCCGCTCGACCGGGACCTCCGGCTGCACGAACTCGTCCGCCGTGAAGACGACCGCGTCGTAGACGTCCAGGTGGCGCGCGACGAACGACCAGACCTCCGGGTTGGGGTCGGACGAGTCGATGTGGCAGCGCCACACCCAGCGGCGGCCGACCCGCGAGCGGTCGTCCCCGAGCAGCTTCGGGATCGCGAGCGGCTGGGGGTCGTGCACGACGACGACGTCGTACCCCTCCGGCAGGGAGTCGAGGTTGGAGCGCACGACCGCCGTGTAGTGCTCCTCCATCTCCGCGGTCCACTCGAGCTCCCGCTCCCCCTGGATCGCGTTGTGGATCGACTTCGTGATGCCGAAGAAGCGCTCGTCGCCGTCGATCACCGCCCAGCGAGCCTCGATCCCGAGATCGCGCAGCAGAGGGATGTGGGCGAGCAGGACCTCGGCGACCCCGCCCCCGTAGGCGGTCGAGTTGATGTGCAGCACCGAGTGTCCGGACATCCCCCACGCGTGCCGTTGCAGGGCGTTGACGACCTCGTTGCCGACGACGCCCCGGTAGTCGTCTATGGACCGGTGCCGGACGGGTACGACCCTCATGGATCTGACGCTAACCCGGCGGCCGGCGAGCGTGTCGGAGCTACAGCTTCCGGAAGAGCTCGAGCTTGCGTAGGGCTTCCTGCCGGCGACCCTCGAGCTCCTCCTCAGAGGTCTCGAGGACCGTCCGGACCGTCCGCACGAGAGCCGTGGGGTGGAAGGGTTTCGTCACGTAGTCCGCCGCCCCCGCGGCGAGGGCACGGTACTGGTCCTCCTCCTGCACCTTCGCCGTCAGCATCACGACCGGGATGCGGCGCAGGACGTCGTCGGATTTGAGGTCGCTCAGGGTCTCCCACCCGTCCTTCACCGGCATCATCACGTCGAGGAGGACCAGGTCGGGCTGTTCGGCACGGGCGGTCCGGACGGCCTCGGCCCCGTTCGGGGCCTCGACCACCTCGAACCCCTCGAACTCGAGGTTCACCCGGCAGAGCATCAGGACGTCCTCTTCGTCGTCCGCGATCAGGATCTTCGGACCGCCTGCCATGCTTCGCTCACTCCTGCCCGCTTCTACGCTCCTCCCAGCGTCGCACACGACGCCACGACCTGAGCGGGCGGTGGCGCCCCTCGCCCCGTTCTGGTTCCATGGGGGCCAGCCGATGAGCAGATCGCACACCTTCTCGGAGCGAATGCCCATCCCGGGTGCCTGAACGACCACCGACCGACCCGGGAGGAACCGACCATGTCTGAGATCCAGAGCCTGCGCTGCCGTGAGTGCGCGCGGACCTACGAGGTGGCACCGATCCACGTGTGCGAGTTCTGCTTCGGCCCCCTCGAGGCCGATTACGACTACGAAGCGATCGCCGCGGTGGTCTCGCGGGAGTCGATCGCGTCCGGACCCGACTCCATCTGGCGCTACGGGGCGCTGCTGCCGGTCTCGGACGCGACGCCTCGCGTCGACCTGGGCGCGGGGTACACCCCGCTCGTTCGCGCCCCCCGCCTGGGAGCCGAGCTCGGCATCGACGACCTGTGGCTGAAGAACGACACGCTCAACCCGACGAACTCTTTCAAGGATCGCGTGGTGTCCGTGGCGCTCACGAAGGCGCAGGAGCTGGGCCTGAAGGTGGCGGCCTGCGCGTCGACCGGCAACCTCGCCCACGCGGTGGCTGCGCATGCCGCGCGGGCGGGGATGGCCGCCTGCGTCTTCATCCCGGCCGACCTCGAACAGGGGAAGGTGGTCTCGACCGCGGTCTACGGGGCCAGCGTGGTCGCCGTGAAGGGCAACTACGACGACGTGAACCGACTGTGCGCGGAGATCGCGGGCCAGTACCCGTGGGCGTTCGTGAACGTCAACGTCCGCCCGTTCTACTCGGAGGGGTCGAAGACGCTGGCCTTTGAGACCGTCGAGCAGCTCGGGTGGGCCTACCCCGACCACATCGTCATCCCGATCGCGTCGGGGAGCCAGCTCGTCAAGGTGCGCAAGGGACTGCAGGAGCTGCACAAGGTGGGCCTCATGCCCGCCGAGCCCCATACGGCGATACACGGGGCGCAGGCCGAGGGGTGCTCGCCGGTGGCGACGGCCTACAAGGCCGGGGTGGAGCATGTCCGGCCCGTGAAGCCGGACACGATCGCTAAGTCCCTCGCCATCGGGAACCCGGCCGACGGCGG from Actinomycetota bacterium includes these protein-coding regions:
- a CDS encoding trehalose-6-phosphate synthase, whose translation is MAELVACSHRGPYVYRRGPDGYTGQRGGGGLINAVGLAMQGHGGTWIAAAMSPDERALAKDHPEGREEDGIRLRLLDIPEREHALHYDVVSNEYLWFAFHYLFDVPLEPVFDDALGRAWDAYRTVNRIYAEAVAGCDAPSAVLVEDYHLITVGEELRRLGYDSAPLLYFHHTPWCAPDYLSIFPRSLRTEIVHSMLAYDSIGFHARRWADNFLACCRRFCPDVRIEGDSVRIGDRTVTVCVAPVPLDVQRLTDQAASEKVDGWVQRLEEQRQDRFMLVRVDRIDLSKNPLRGFLAFESLLESDPSLASRVWFCAMQYPSRLKVERYRRYFTRCTEVVSRINERFGAHAPGDEGPLGWYFADDFSRSLAGLRTYDALLVNPVFDGLNLVAKEGALLNERHGGIILSRNAGAFEELGEHTWDVNPFDVSGTADAMRRTIEEDPGDREVRASELRRLVTGSDPAGWVRTRAAAAGLSL
- a CDS encoding glycosyltransferase, whose amino-acid sequence is MRVVPVRHRSIDDYRGVVGNEVVNALQRHAWGMSGHSVLHINSTAYGGGVAEVLLAHIPLLRDLGIEARWAVIDGDERFFGITKSIHNAIQGERELEWTAEMEEHYTAVVRSNLDSLPEGYDVVVVHDPQPLAIPKLLGDDRSRVGRRWVWRCHIDSSDPNPEVWSFVARHLDVYDAVVFTADEFVQPEVPVERVVVSPPSIDPMSPKNADLADVTVHDICTQYGIDMQRPLIAQVSRFDPWKDPFGVIAAYQLVKEQVPDVQLILAGSLAHDDPEGLKIYEDVMTYREKDPDVAVLSNLQEVGNTSVNCFQRAAQVVIQKSLKEGFGLTVAEAAWKGKPVIGGRAGGIKLQIVDGETGYLVDSVEACAQRTLELLADPERSARMGSQARELIRSRYLTTRELGDWLELFASVNGG
- a CDS encoding response regulator, with translation MAGGPKILIADDEEDVLMLCRVNLEFEGFEVVEAPNGAEAVRTARAEQPDLVLLDVMMPVKDGWETLSDLKSDDVLRRIPVVMLTAKVQEEDQYRALAAGAADYVTKPFHPTALVRTVRTVLETSEEELEGRRQEALRKLELFRKL
- the thrC gene encoding threonine synthase — translated: MSEIQSLRCRECARTYEVAPIHVCEFCFGPLEADYDYEAIAAVVSRESIASGPDSIWRYGALLPVSDATPRVDLGAGYTPLVRAPRLGAELGIDDLWLKNDTLNPTNSFKDRVVSVALTKAQELGLKVAACASTGNLAHAVAAHAARAGMAACVFIPADLEQGKVVSTAVYGASVVAVKGNYDDVNRLCAEIAGQYPWAFVNVNVRPFYSEGSKTLAFETVEQLGWAYPDHIVIPIASGSQLVKVRKGLQELHKVGLMPAEPHTAIHGAQAEGCSPVATAYKAGVEHVRPVKPDTIAKSLAIGNPADGGYAVQAARETGGRIDDVTDEEIVDAISLLARTEGIFTETAGGVTVGVLRKLAAAGAFSRGERVVAFITGHGLKTLEAVAGRAQPAAVIPPRLEEFEHQVSLGTVPGAAAAS